Proteins co-encoded in one Centroberyx gerrardi isolate f3 chromosome 18, fCenGer3.hap1.cur.20231027, whole genome shotgun sequence genomic window:
- the evlb gene encoding enah/Vasp-like b: protein MDINLQSHRFYFPQIYCAEPGAQPQLTEFKVSEQSICQARASVMVYDDTSKKWVPIKPGQQGFSRINIYHNTANNTFRVVGVKLQDQQVVINYSIVKGLKYNQATPTFHQWRDARQVYGLNFASKEEATTFSNAMLFALNVLSTQDGGPAVQRQVQNGPTSDEIEAQRARQMMEQQQQMQAHMERERRSSNSGSPFQGHPAVLSVAPPVVPPPMNIMGGGPPPPPPPPGPPPPSAGAPPPPLPPPLPMGGGSHGDEPPAQTGLAAMIAGAKLRRVQRPEDSSSSGAKNDANRTSGGSGGLMEEMNALLARRKAASEKPEDSQNDDPNSPSPSTRGGQNATDGAKKPWDRANSAERSSLVSRVRPVGSSSDTDAVDLDRMKQEILEEVVRELHKVKDEIIDAIRHELSRISTT, encoded by the exons ATGGACATCAACCTCCAGTCTCACCGATTCTACTTCCCCCAGATCTACTGTGCTGAACCTGGGGCTCAGCCACAGCTCACTGAGTTCAAAGTCAG TGAGCAGAGTATCTGCCAGGCGCGGGCCTCGGTCATGGTCTACGATGACACCAGTAAGAAGTGGGTGCCCATTAAGCCCGGGCAGCAGGGCTTCAGCCGCATCAACATCTACCACAACACTGCCAACAACACCTTCAGAGTGGTGGGCGTCAAACTGCAGGACcagcag gTGGTCATCAACTACTCCATAGTGAAGGGGCTCAAGTACAACCAGGCCACCCCCACCTTCCACCAGTGGCGGGACGCCCGGCAGGTCTACGGCCTCAACTTCGCCAGCAAGGAGGAGGCCACCACCTTCTCCAACGCCATGCTGTTTGCTCTTAACGTCCTCAGCACCCAGGACGGAG GTCCAGCTGTGCAGCGCCAAGTCCAGAATGGACCAACTTCAGATGAGATAGAAGCTCAGAGAGCAAG GCAGAtgatggagcagcagcagcagatgcagGCGCACATGGAGCGGGAGCGACGATCCTCCAACTCAG GTTCTCCTTTCCAAGGCCACCCTGCGGTGCTCTCCGTGGCCCCCCCTGTAGTACCTCCCCCCATGAACATCATGGGCGGcggccctcctccccctccgccgCCCCCGGGACCTCCTCCGCCCTCGGCAGGGGcgcccccacctcctctccccccgCCGCTCCCCATGGGCGGAGGGAGCCACGGGGACGAGCCCCCCGCCCAGACGGGACTCGCCGCTATGATCGCCGGAGCCAAACTGCGCCGCGTTCAAAGA CCTGAGGACAGCTCCTCTTCAGGCGCCAAAAATGATGCCAACCGAACAAGTGGAGGGAGCGGAGGACTGATGGAGGAGATGAACGCTCTGTTGGCACGAAG GAAAGCAGCTTCAGAGAAGCCTGAGGACAGCCAAAAT GATGACCCAAATTCTCCTTCACCCAGCACTCGGGGTGGACAGAATGCCACAG ATGGAGCAAAGAAGCCGTGGGACCGAGCTAACTCAGCAGAGAGGTCATCGCTGGTTTCAAG GGTACGACCTGTGGGAAGTAGCAGTGACACAGACGCCGTAGACCTCGATAGAATGAAACAG GAAATCTTGGAAGAGGTTGTCCGTGAATTGCACAAAGTGAAGGACGAGATCATTGATG CCATTAGACATGAACTCAGTAGAATTAGCACGACATAA